From the genome of Streptomyces spinoverrucosus:
GGTGATGCCGAGCCGGTCGGCGGCCTCCTTCGCGGCGACGTCGATCAGGTACTGCCGCTGCCCCTCGGTCTCGCCCGGCGGATAGAACCGGAACGCCGGGAAACGCGCCGCCGCCCGCTGCCGCGCCGTGATGCTCCCGCTCGCCGCCATCGCGTCGAGCACCCACTCCCAGCGGTTCTCCAGGGTCGCGGTCACCTTCGGATCGGAGCCCGCCTTCTCGTAGTACGAGGGGATGTTGATGACGGACGCCAGCGCGGCGCCCTGCGCGACCGTCAGGCTCTTCACGTCGACGCCGAAGTAGTTGCGCGCGGCGGACTGGATCCCGGCGGCGCCCCGGCCGAAGTACACGGTGTTGAGATAGCCCTCAAGGATCTCGTCCTTGCCGCGGGTGCGGTCGAGCTTGATCGCGACGAGTGCCTCGCGCGCCTTGCGGGACAGCGACCGTTCCGGGGTCAGCAGCGCGTTCTTCACGTACTGCTGGGTGATGGTGGAGCCGCCCTGCGGGTCGCCGCCGGTCAGCGTCGCCAGCGTGGCCCGCGCGATGGCCCGGGGCGAGATCCCGCTGTCCGTGCGGAAGGAGCGGTTCTCCGCGGCGATCACCGCGTCCTGCACATGCCGGGGAACGGCGGACAACGGGACGTCCTGCCGGTCGACCGGTCCGCGCCGGCCCAGATAGGCGCCGCCCGAGTCGAGGAACACGGTGCTCTGGGTGACGGTCTCGGGGTGCGGCTTCGGAATGGCCGTCAAGTGGTAGGCCATGACGGCCGTCGCGCACAGCATCGCGATCAGGGTGAGGAAGGCGTAGAGCAGTCGGCGAAGTCGCCGGGCCCGGGTGCGTCGGAACCGGATCCGCAGCGGCGCGCGGTCGCGGTGCCGGGGCGCCGCCGCCGGGATCCGCTTCCTGAGCCGGCGTGTGGCGCGCGCGAGGAGCCGCCCGTACGTCCTGTGCCAGTTCATATCCGCCACCACTCCCGGGCCGACTGTGCGGCGACCTTGCCCGACGCGTCGTACACGGTGACGATCCGCTCGTCCCCGCCCCCGAAGAGGAGCGTCCGCACGTCCTCCTTGGGCAGCGGCGCGCTCGCGTACCAGAGGCCCCAGCCCGGGCTGCCCGCCAGGACGAGGACCCTCGCGGTGACCCTGCCGTCGCCGGTTCCGACCTCGACGCGGCACGGATCGCCGCGCAGGCCGCGGAAGAGGCCGGACAGGAAGAACCCGCCCTCCACGGTGTCCGCCCGCACGGAGACGCCCGGTTCGTCGAGCGGGAGGTGGCTGTCGTCCCTCGGGACGGCCACGGGCACCGACCAGTGCCCTCCGTCGGCCGTGAGCCACACCCGCACTCCCGGCCCGGCGGTCACCCGCTCGCCCGGAGCGACGACCCGGATCGGGCTCGTCGTCGAACAGGCGCCGCCCTCCGCCCCGGCCCCCGACGTCCCGTCCCGCTCCCCGCCGCCCCCGAGTTGGTCGGCGGCGAGCAGGGCGACAGGCGTGAGCAGCGCCGCGCAGACGGCCGAGGCCACGGCGACACGGCGCCGCCGCCGTACGCCGCCCCGGGCCTGGAGGTCGGCCAGTGGCACCTCGGACGGGGTGAGGTCCTCGACGGTACGGGCGTACGCCTCGCGCAGTCGCCCGGTGTCGGCGCCGGACGCCCGCAGTGCGTGCCGGGCGTGGGCACGTACCGCGCCCACCGAACAGCCCAGCAACTGGGCGATCTCCGCGTCCGCCAACCCCTCCCAGACCCGCAGCACCAGCACGGTCCGCCGCCGCGCGGCCCGCCGTCCACGCGGCCGGCGCAAGTGGACCCGCACCAGACAGCGCCGCACGTGGAAATCCACGTCGTTGCGCGGAACGCGGCGCCACCGCGCGCACATCCGCACCAGCGTTCTCCGCACCAGTTCCTCCGCCGCCCCGGGGTCGTCGGTGAGCAGCCGCGCGGTCACGACCAGCCGGGACCAGTGCGTCCGGGCGTAGGTGGCGAAGTCGTGGCCGGCGGGGGGCGGTTCGTGGGTGGGGGGCACGTGGGGCGGTCCTTCGGTTCGGGAACTCGGTCGTGGCCGGACAAGTGGGCGTCCGGCCCGGTCGGTGGGCTCATTCCGCGCGCAGACAGGCTGAACGGCCGACGAGCCAACACCGTTGAGGAAAGAGGGAGCCCAAAACCCGTGTGCGCCGTCTTCCCGGTGGGGTCGCGCGTCGCTGGATGCGATCTGCGCGACCCACGGGACCTGTACGCACGGCGGAGGTGGCCGGGTTGCAAGGAAAGGGCACGGATTCCGGTGGAGGCATGACCGAGGACGAGTTCGACGCCTTCTACGCGACCGCGTTCCCCCGGCTGACCGGACAGCTCTACGCCTTCACCGGAGACCACGGCGAGGCCCAGGACGTCGTCCAGGAAGCGTTCGTACGGGCCTGGGACCGGCGACAGCGGTTCCTCGCGGACAGCGCGCCCGAGGCGTGGATCCGCACGGTGGCCATGCGGCTGGCGGTGAGCCGCTGGCGGCGGGCGAAGCGCTGGCTGGAACTGGTGCGGCGCACTCCGCCGCCGGAATCCACCCCGGGGCCGGGCCCCGAGCACACCGCGCTCGTGGCCGCCCTGCGCGAACTGCCCGAGGCTCAGCGGATGGCGATCGTCCTGCACCATTTGTGCGACCTGAGCGTCGAGCAGGTAGCCTCCGAGACCGGTGCGCCCGTGGGCACGGTCAAGGCGAGGCTGTCGCGGGGGCG
Proteins encoded in this window:
- a CDS encoding transglycosylase domain-containing protein, which produces MNWHRTYGRLLARATRRLRKRIPAAAPRHRDRAPLRIRFRRTRARRLRRLLYAFLTLIAMLCATAVMAYHLTAIPKPHPETVTQSTVFLDSGGAYLGRRGPVDRQDVPLSAVPRHVQDAVIAAENRSFRTDSGISPRAIARATLATLTGGDPQGGSTITQQYVKNALLTPERSLSRKAREALVAIKLDRTRGKDEILEGYLNTVYFGRGAAGIQSAARNYFGVDVKSLTVAQGAALASVINIPSYYEKAGSDPKVTATLENRWEWVLDAMAASGSITARQRAAARFPAFRFYPPGETEGQRQYLIDVAAKEAADRLGITEDQLASGGYTVTTTFDLALQDRATQLVQGHPGGAGVRVHTAVVGMVPGDGAVRVLYGGSDYARQPFNDAVSGAVEGGTALEPFTKVRADEPLRGLLRTAAPTPLNLVSAYATVAAHGRYAAPYTVARIAREGRTVHQARPDVRRVLDEKEAFLAGAGAGAGAGTGAGPVPVGGGSAGAKVFATGGAGGGTTRRTVWTTGYDDRLALTVALFADRPGAKKGTTAPAQLPNEPSPTEFAQNVAAGIWEAATKGEPGDAAEGGAE
- a CDS encoding sigma factor-like helix-turn-helix DNA-binding protein, whose protein sequence is MPPTHEPPPAGHDFATYARTHWSRLVVTARLLTDDPGAAEELVRRTLVRMCARWRRVPRNDVDFHVRRCLVRVHLRRPRGRRAARRRTVLVLRVWEGLADAEIAQLLGCSVGAVRAHARHALRASGADTGRLREAYARTVEDLTPSEVPLADLQARGGVRRRRRVAVASAVCAALLTPVALLAADQLGGGGERDGTSGAGAEGGACSTTSPIRVVAPGERVTAGPGVRVWLTADGGHWSVPVAVPRDDSHLPLDEPGVSVRADTVEGGFFLSGLFRGLRGDPCRVEVGTGDGRVTARVLVLAGSPGWGLWYASAPLPKEDVRTLLFGGGDERIVTVYDASGKVAAQSAREWWRI
- a CDS encoding SigE family RNA polymerase sigma factor, which translates into the protein MTEDEFDAFYATAFPRLTGQLYAFTGDHGEAQDVVQEAFVRAWDRRQRFLADSAPEAWIRTVAMRLAVSRWRRAKRWLELVRRTPPPESTPGPGPEHTALVAALRELPEAQRMAIVLHHLCDLSVEQVASETGAPVGTVKARLSRGRAALARRLAEDEADWPVREGSGHAR